From Methanomassiliicoccales archaeon LGM-RCC1, one genomic window encodes:
- a CDS encoding Mrp/NBP35 family ATP-binding protein, giving the protein MAGPVLTGESIEQETRLNDALAQIKHVIIVISGKGGVGKSTVSSNLAMTLAMKGYETGLMDIDITGPNIPKMFGIEDEQLMADEDRMLIPIIVPPSLKVMSMAFLLPSKDVPVMWRGPVKMSAVQQFIEDVRWGKLDYLVIDMPPGTGDEALSIVQLIPKADGMVVVTTPQDVALLDSRKSVGFAAQTKIPIIGIIENMSGFVCPHCGEVTDIFKSGGGEATAKEMNIQFLGKIPIEPAVVLSGDSGMPIVLKDPKSASAQAFEGIIDKIIKTVE; this is encoded by the coding sequence ATGGCAGGTCCAGTTTTGACCGGAGAATCAATCGAGCAGGAGACGAGGCTCAATGATGCACTCGCCCAGATCAAGCACGTCATCATCGTCATCAGCGGTAAGGGCGGAGTAGGAAAGAGCACGGTCTCTTCCAACCTCGCGATGACTCTCGCTATGAAGGGTTATGAGACCGGTCTGATGGATATCGACATCACGGGCCCCAACATCCCCAAGATGTTCGGCATCGAGGACGAACAGCTCATGGCGGACGAGGACAGGATGCTCATCCCGATCATAGTTCCCCCGTCGCTCAAGGTCATGTCCATGGCGTTTCTGCTTCCCAGCAAAGATGTCCCTGTAATGTGGCGCGGACCCGTCAAGATGTCCGCCGTCCAGCAGTTCATCGAGGACGTCAGGTGGGGCAAGCTCGACTACCTCGTTATAGACATGCCTCCGGGAACCGGAGACGAGGCTCTGTCCATAGTGCAGCTGATCCCCAAGGCAGACGGAATGGTCGTCGTCACGACACCTCAGGACGTAGCCCTTCTGGACAGCAGGAAGTCCGTTGGATTCGCCGCACAGACCAAGATCCCCATCATCGGAATCATCGAGAACATGAGCGGATTCGTCTGCCCCCACTGCGGTGAGGTCACCGACATCTTCAAGTCGGGCGGAGGAGAGGCCACGGCCAAGGAGATGAACATCCAGTTCCTTGGTAAGATCCCGATCGAGCCAGCTGTCGTACTGAGCGGGGACTCCGGAATGCCTATCGTCCTGAAGGACCCCAAGTCCGCATCCGCACAGGCCTTCGAGGGCATCATAGACAAGATCATCAAGACAGTTGAGTGA
- a CDS encoding InlB B-repeat-containing protein, translating into MKDRSRKTLFALFVVAVMLCMPFTMIEQENDAAGMTDVLPIGKTYGYRITTGEITSGGYTGNGIKGVEYGGSDKNMVKIYEDTTYGNLLYNNNSVNSSSTNPKFNDLLRFDEKTGLGPFNSFYVALNIGDTRNNGDLYKTSYVPGQIAYILNPYNLEEAIITDGTTKSAYSGTDNYTYYTYSHPSDYNIMLFIPTVYWYSDDNHLWLSNRQDYFTDDGVSPQLMEARAHTIDGQIRPYLGLGVYEASQSGSSLVSQSGKTPLNNKSVAQFRDMVNNLNTEATNETGEYMIWNYYQWTLYKMMSYTVIGTKNSQLAIGQGATLLGNGANSGPMTTGLGDDQGPYWGGLNSDGSGSYKDGKHSVKLFLENTWGSYHDLLDDVWIGEGQLHAGQNSIGNIIDHILYPSTSGTDAGLNDNQELIENAIFPNPSKEYMLPIQSTSSNPEYWDFPTSVNENKKNYLPIGDNIQYRAGYQTLCVGGHYDGQSAAGLNRMNIRNGFGDAKSDIGTRIAYVTYGGILTYDETSEYRATSSYGDIPSGYSLFKGVEVNIVPAEGKTIYKVILNGVALEGTSFLMPAMDVKLVILTDNILRNPNAYTSSDNVPVVGKFIYDGKYHTGLMGDDDVYTITGQNNAKDAGLYEITVTPKEGLEWWDHTTGAKTFKWVIEKKTLVIEGASSAEISKIYDGTRNLGTDSSGQVKPTDLFMHGLVSGEVPNISATAKYSNAEARSNKVIDVTALSLSDSDTFCSDNYVYNFKKFEIRGSKVTILPKGLSSMGDDLQIEAIEDQVYTGELITPSPEIRAWGNVLVLGTDYTLSFTNNIAAGTATMKVEGKGNFNKSVTRTFEIVKKEISWPAVLETPYNGEQQSADLVSNFWYEVVSEAQGTAVGSYNATLRINDPINVKWADSDQVQRQGEALRITDVDNQLTFVLLGAHWANEYSAPLLYKSSQSLQLPGADKITPYLKTGYDVTFLGWYETGDENKTLITQIPAGSLGSKSFTALFSEERSTYTVSFSSEFGTQIPQQNVKYGDLVNKPADPTTSYYIFKGWYRTYSQGVYSNPWNFDTDTVAGNMTLYAMWKVETCTVVWKNYDGTVLETDNEVALNSTPVFNSSNPTRATDEHYVYTFSGWSPQVGPVTGNTVYTATYSTAIVPYNINIPANVAYDVVTVSGTNPAEYGTSYVFKINPNPSQPQFSQLNGLKVTVNYTGGGSEILVKDSDGNFTISNITKPADVTITLTINMYSASWLDKNGDSIYTSITRPYETPVAEPGTPDGPSNKDVSMNYTFQYWSVGSYDSSETITNMDGQVLLSDKVYYAHFTETVKTFRITYSGSDVFTLNPLNGANINAIPYGSNFQFTLTIIDQRYSQVPSKATAQANGQPVQKSTDNVFTVSSITADTNLDFTGISFNGYNVYWLREDGTQITVDSDVKHDTHPNAPAYPAQTTSSFKGWKIGGEGSIVNLNEYTMSGDVTFRAYSEYTVTFNCDNGLECTLTSPQGASGFKVPYGSSLTSILSYPEGKRAEYILSVNGVKETNDPAPMGMTFVNNADGMTTTYTIPSVTTDVVLRATLSYDLFTVDWKDGDTILMTEHYRSGSTPVAPFVPTKDPITGYHYVFNGWKLDSSGSVVDLSGVSITSDMSIFADFSQVVNQYTITLPDADIFTVVPDSESNVVTHGSSYKFKITANPSAPKFSQLRNLTVISKGSTEQNITSSKDSEGYYWISNITEAKTILVDLTINVYTIQWQDENGATLYPDKYAAHDTSIIVPGTPEKPVVTDDSKNYSFTGWTKYVGSEWVPVSDPNADVALSSTVYRATFASETKVFKIIYSGSTTFTVNPLEGMNKDHVNYGDSFSFRITANTDEYSQVPDKIEVLANGTKVSKSDGVFTISNITADQNLGFTKIDINGYTVTWKDANGDTISTVNDVKHGSVPVAPDMTYLNNAQYTYTVAWTKNSGTAPVNLANEVVIANVTYNAVLTQSVNKYTVVWKNWDETVLETDSEAEYGSIPHYDSDTPARAQDDLNRYNFLGWTPEVIAVTGNVIYTAMFETVNVAAYVTWMNPDGEILQNSSVALDEIPEFLGGTPAMTPTAQYTYNFLGWTPEVTAVTGNITYTAQYDEVLNEYKVTWVNQNGTVLKQETLTYGATPAYSGTPTMERDGQYTYTFREWTPAISNVEGDSTYFAVYDTEVNKYTVTWKNWDGTILRTQSIPYGTTPSYSGITPIKATPVDQKHSWNGWSPEIVPVTGDATYTATFDSHYFDVRIKIVSSDSTLGSVLNAGTYTVKSNASMTVSDIDTSTMGTDTPAGTLSISGLDKEFGAIANNSSASMVSIFVGWYIGSDMVPDGYQINGQNDLEITAMFAQIPADYSVLVTTSYGSETMATFDENGGQQAEVISLIGIPLGTRIDVNENGSLTIGDRNITMHPNNTGYRTVEFVKWEYILSGQPVRSGDRVDEMTVIGVVVEVTTHKSTITWNDYDDSQLRQDILYNGTTPVYGLDPIRPGDDDAVYTFDGWQPDVAIVTGDATYKAKYSSNTNTAVITVDLNGAVSTLVNEGNGWILDYNGYYQKKFENGTSLNFGEVTIAQGLDVFHPIRWTDSIGATVEPGEVTGFAFYRAEFTWITWADYDGEILDKEVVEPGAVPSHADPIRADDPGIYYQFDHWEKGGMPVTLSEETVNVSTTYMAQYSMHYKSYTVTFNANGGTSLSFPSKTVTFNSTYGDLPTASWPGYTFNGWYDQEGYRIYSNTVFNEVQDQTLTAHWSIIPVDPVDPEEPKSSISKETIMNADGSITERITETIQYSDGYKRVKVTETTKRVDDSTQIVVTDVETDKNGASMTHRTQKDISSDGSFESTNTVTFSSGDWVTGHTSGDSRSETPTGKVEFGYSDSMSNEQADMVEDLINDAISSDKNPEVVIISETPVSVPESIISDIIQGDGSLTFIEGGKELYLTAKTLKGMSLTSIDRLSIRITDDIPQKYRTEAGITFAYDIRMEINHQEYHEQFSEPVKVTIPYKLKEGQSVDSISVLYLGEELEKLEFTYDGENVVFYLSHMSLYSIVSEDPEPVPVDPTDEGEFPVMYIAIAAVILVAIAAVAVWIKR; encoded by the coding sequence ATGAAAGACAGGTCGAGGAAGACTCTGTTCGCTCTGTTCGTGGTAGCAGTCATGCTTTGCATGCCGTTCACCATGATCGAACAGGAGAACGATGCTGCAGGAATGACTGATGTCCTCCCCATAGGAAAGACCTATGGATACAGGATCACCACGGGCGAGATCACCAGCGGAGGATACACTGGAAACGGAATCAAGGGCGTGGAGTACGGCGGTTCCGATAAAAACATGGTGAAGATCTATGAGGACACCACTTATGGGAACCTCTTGTACAACAACAATTCCGTGAACAGCAGCTCCACGAACCCCAAATTCAACGATTTGCTGAGATTCGATGAGAAGACCGGACTCGGTCCGTTCAACTCGTTCTATGTTGCTTTGAACATCGGGGATACACGCAACAACGGTGACCTGTACAAGACATCCTACGTCCCCGGCCAGATAGCATATATCCTCAACCCATACAACTTGGAAGAGGCCATAATAACCGACGGGACTACCAAGTCAGCCTATTCAGGAACAGATAACTACACGTACTACACGTACTCCCACCCGTCGGATTACAACATCATGCTGTTCATCCCTACTGTCTATTGGTATTCGGATGATAATCATCTTTGGCTTTCTAACAGGCAGGACTACTTCACAGACGACGGTGTTTCGCCCCAGCTGATGGAAGCTCGCGCCCATACCATAGACGGACAGATCAGGCCCTATCTCGGACTGGGAGTCTACGAGGCTTCCCAATCCGGCAGCAGTCTGGTATCGCAGTCAGGCAAGACTCCTCTTAACAACAAGTCGGTTGCGCAGTTCCGTGACATGGTAAACAACTTGAACACCGAGGCGACCAACGAGACCGGGGAGTACATGATTTGGAACTACTACCAATGGACTCTCTACAAGATGATGTCCTACACGGTTATAGGAACCAAGAACTCTCAGCTGGCCATAGGTCAGGGTGCGACCCTGTTGGGCAACGGTGCGAACTCCGGTCCCATGACCACCGGTCTGGGAGATGATCAGGGTCCGTACTGGGGAGGATTGAACAGCGACGGTTCCGGATCCTACAAGGACGGAAAGCACTCTGTCAAGCTGTTCCTGGAGAATACCTGGGGATCGTATCATGACCTATTGGACGATGTGTGGATCGGAGAGGGACAGCTGCATGCAGGTCAGAACAGCATCGGAAACATCATTGACCATATCCTATATCCATCCACCAGCGGCACGGACGCAGGTCTGAATGACAACCAGGAGCTCATAGAAAACGCGATCTTCCCCAATCCAAGCAAGGAGTATATGCTGCCAATTCAGTCGACCTCGAGCAATCCAGAGTATTGGGATTTCCCCACATCCGTCAACGAGAACAAAAAGAACTACCTTCCAATAGGCGACAACATCCAGTACAGGGCGGGATACCAGACTCTCTGTGTCGGAGGACATTACGACGGACAGAGCGCCGCAGGTCTCAACAGGATGAACATCAGGAACGGGTTCGGGGATGCGAAGTCCGATATTGGAACCCGTATCGCATATGTGACTTACGGAGGAATACTCACCTATGACGAAACCAGCGAATACAGGGCGACCTCATCATACGGTGACATCCCCAGCGGATACAGTCTGTTCAAAGGGGTTGAAGTCAACATCGTGCCTGCTGAGGGTAAGACCATCTACAAGGTGATCCTCAACGGCGTCGCACTCGAGGGCACCAGTTTCCTCATGCCTGCAATGGACGTCAAGCTGGTAATCCTGACGGACAATATCCTCAGAAATCCCAACGCTTACACTTCATCGGACAACGTTCCTGTGGTGGGGAAGTTCATCTATGACGGCAAATATCACACCGGTCTAATGGGAGACGACGACGTCTACACCATAACCGGCCAAAACAATGCAAAGGATGCGGGACTGTACGAGATAACGGTCACGCCGAAGGAAGGATTGGAATGGTGGGATCATACCACCGGAGCCAAGACTTTCAAATGGGTGATCGAGAAGAAGACACTCGTCATCGAGGGCGCGTCGTCAGCCGAGATCAGCAAGATCTATGACGGCACCCGTAATCTGGGCACGGACAGCAGCGGTCAGGTGAAGCCGACCGATCTGTTCATGCACGGGCTGGTATCGGGAGAGGTACCGAACATAAGCGCCACCGCGAAGTATTCGAATGCGGAGGCCAGATCGAACAAGGTCATCGACGTCACTGCATTGTCCTTGTCCGATAGTGATACGTTCTGTTCGGACAATTACGTCTACAATTTCAAAAAATTCGAAATCAGAGGCAGCAAGGTGACGATCCTTCCCAAAGGATTGTCATCCATGGGTGACGATCTCCAGATAGAGGCGATCGAGGATCAGGTCTATACAGGAGAGCTCATCACGCCGTCTCCTGAGATCCGTGCTTGGGGCAACGTGTTGGTCCTGGGCACAGATTACACATTATCTTTCACCAACAATATCGCTGCGGGAACCGCCACCATGAAGGTGGAAGGAAAGGGCAACTTCAACAAATCGGTTACCAGGACGTTCGAGATCGTCAAGAAGGAGATTTCCTGGCCTGCCGTTCTGGAGACCCCGTACAACGGTGAGCAGCAATCAGCCGACCTCGTTTCAAACTTCTGGTATGAAGTTGTAAGCGAAGCCCAGGGGACGGCTGTCGGTTCGTATAACGCCACGTTGAGGATCAACGATCCCATTAATGTGAAATGGGCCGATTCCGATCAGGTACAGAGACAGGGAGAGGCTCTGAGGATCACGGATGTGGACAATCAGCTGACGTTCGTGCTCTTGGGAGCGCACTGGGCGAACGAATATTCCGCTCCGTTGCTTTACAAGAGCTCACAGAGCCTCCAGCTTCCGGGAGCAGACAAGATCACACCCTATCTGAAGACCGGATATGACGTGACATTCCTCGGGTGGTATGAGACCGGGGACGAGAACAAGACTTTGATCACACAGATTCCCGCAGGGTCCTTGGGATCGAAATCGTTCACCGCATTGTTCAGCGAGGAACGCAGTACGTACACGGTATCATTCTCATCGGAGTTCGGTACCCAGATCCCTCAGCAGAACGTTAAGTACGGGGATCTTGTGAACAAACCGGCGGATCCGACGACCAGCTACTACATATTCAAGGGATGGTACAGAACCTACAGCCAGGGAGTGTACAGCAACCCATGGAACTTCGATACGGACACTGTAGCCGGTAACATGACCTTGTACGCCATGTGGAAGGTGGAGACATGCACGGTCGTCTGGAAGAACTATGACGGAACCGTATTGGAGACCGATAACGAGGTCGCACTCAACTCGACTCCTGTGTTCAACAGCAGTAACCCGACCCGGGCCACAGATGAGCATTACGTCTACACGTTCAGCGGATGGTCCCCGCAGGTCGGTCCTGTCACAGGAAACACCGTCTATACGGCTACATACTCGACCGCGATCGTTCCTTACAACATCAACATCCCTGCAAACGTAGCCTACGACGTGGTCACCGTATCGGGAACCAACCCGGCAGAGTACGGCACATCGTATGTTTTCAAGATCAACCCCAACCCGAGCCAGCCCCAGTTCAGTCAGCTCAATGGACTGAAGGTCACTGTCAATTACACAGGCGGAGGTTCGGAGATCCTGGTCAAGGATTCAGATGGTAACTTCACGATATCGAACATCACCAAACCCGCAGATGTCACCATCACATTGACGATCAACATGTACTCGGCCAGTTGGCTTGATAAGAATGGCGACAGCATCTACACATCTATCACGCGTCCGTACGAAACGCCGGTCGCAGAACCCGGTACACCAGACGGCCCCTCGAACAAGGACGTCTCCATGAATTATACGTTCCAATACTGGTCAGTAGGTTCGTATGATAGCAGCGAGACCATCACAAACATGGATGGTCAGGTATTGCTCTCCGACAAAGTATACTACGCCCATTTCACAGAGACGGTCAAGACATTCAGGATCACCTATTCGGGAAGCGATGTGTTCACGCTGAATCCGCTCAACGGCGCGAATATCAACGCCATCCCTTACGGCAGCAACTTCCAATTCACCCTGACGATCATCGACCAGCGCTACAGTCAGGTCCCCAGCAAGGCAACGGCCCAGGCCAATGGACAGCCTGTACAGAAGAGCACGGATAATGTGTTCACCGTCAGCAGCATCACGGCGGACACGAATCTGGACTTCACCGGAATCTCGTTCAACGGTTACAACGTGTATTGGCTTAGGGAGGACGGAACGCAGATCACGGTTGATTCCGATGTGAAGCATGACACCCATCCGAATGCACCGGCTTATCCCGCTCAGACCACGTCTTCCTTCAAGGGATGGAAGATAGGGGGAGAAGGCAGCATTGTGAATCTCAACGAATACACAATGTCCGGCGATGTCACCTTCAGGGCATACAGCGAATATACCGTCACCTTCAATTGCGACAATGGTCTGGAATGTACTCTTACCAGCCCCCAGGGCGCATCCGGTTTCAAGGTCCCCTACGGCAGTTCCCTGACATCCATCCTGTCGTATCCCGAAGGCAAGAGGGCAGAGTACATCCTGAGCGTGAACGGAGTGAAGGAGACGAACGACCCTGCACCCATGGGAATGACCTTTGTGAACAATGCTGACGGAATGACCACTACCTACACAATCCCCAGCGTCACCACCGATGTCGTCCTGAGGGCCACTCTCAGTTACGATCTGTTCACTGTCGATTGGAAGGATGGGGATACGATCCTTATGACCGAACATTATCGTTCGGGCAGTACGCCTGTTGCACCGTTCGTCCCCACTAAAGATCCTATCACAGGTTATCACTACGTGTTCAACGGATGGAAATTGGACAGCTCGGGCAGTGTGGTGGACCTGAGCGGAGTCTCAATCACTTCGGACATGTCCATCTTCGCTGATTTCTCGCAGGTAGTGAATCAGTACACTATCACGCTTCCTGATGCGGATATATTCACAGTGGTCCCTGACAGCGAGTCCAACGTCGTGACGCATGGCAGCAGTTACAAATTCAAGATCACTGCCAACCCCAGCGCACCGAAGTTCTCACAGCTGAGGAACCTGACTGTCATCTCAAAGGGCAGCACAGAACAGAACATCACTTCCTCTAAGGACAGTGAAGGATACTATTGGATCAGCAACATCACCGAGGCGAAGACAATACTGGTCGACCTGACCATCAATGTGTACACCATCCAGTGGCAGGACGAGAACGGGGCCACGCTCTATCCTGACAAGTACGCCGCTCACGACACCAGCATAATCGTCCCGGGAACTCCGGAGAAACCCGTCGTTACCGATGATTCCAAGAATTATTCGTTTACCGGTTGGACCAAATATGTCGGTTCGGAGTGGGTTCCTGTTTCTGATCCCAATGCTGATGTCGCTCTTTCCAGCACAGTATATCGTGCGACATTCGCCAGCGAAACCAAGGTGTTCAAGATAATCTACTCTGGCAGCACGACATTCACCGTCAATCCCTTGGAAGGAATGAACAAGGATCACGTGAACTATGGAGATAGCTTCTCATTCAGGATTACCGCGAATACCGATGAATACAGTCAGGTGCCTGATAAGATTGAGGTATTGGCCAACGGCACCAAGGTGAGCAAATCAGATGGAGTGTTCACGATAAGCAACATCACGGCCGATCAGAATCTGGGCTTCACGAAAATCGACATCAACGGTTATACGGTCACATGGAAGGATGCGAACGGAGATACGATCTCAACTGTCAATGATGTGAAGCATGGAAGCGTTCCTGTGGCACCGGACATGACCTATCTGAACAACGCCCAGTACACATACACTGTGGCCTGGACCAAGAACAGCGGAACAGCCCCTGTCAATCTGGCCAACGAGGTCGTGATTGCTAACGTCACATACAACGCTGTGCTCACCCAGTCGGTCAACAAGTACACCGTTGTATGGAAGAACTGGGATGAGACCGTTCTTGAGACCGATTCCGAGGCCGAGTACGGCTCGATACCCCACTACGACAGTGATACCCCGGCCAGGGCACAGGACGATCTCAACAGGTACAATTTCCTGGGCTGGACCCCAGAGGTGATCGCCGTGACCGGCAACGTCATCTACACCGCTATGTTCGAGACGGTGAACGTCGCTGCATACGTAACCTGGATGAACCCGGACGGAGAGATCCTTCAGAACTCATCCGTCGCGCTCGATGAGATCCCGGAGTTCCTAGGAGGGACCCCCGCGATGACGCCTACTGCTCAGTACACCTACAATTTCCTGGGCTGGACCCCAGAGGTGACCGCCGTGACCGGTAATATCACCTACACCGCACAGTACGATGAGGTGCTGAATGAGTACAAGGTGACTTGGGTCAACCAGAATGGTACCGTACTGAAGCAGGAGACTTTAACCTATGGAGCAACCCCTGCATATTCGGGTACCCCGACCATGGAGAGGGACGGACAGTACACCTATACCTTCAGGGAGTGGACTCCCGCCATCTCCAATGTGGAGGGCGATTCGACCTATTTCGCAGTCTACGACACCGAGGTCAACAAGTACACAGTGACATGGAAGAACTGGGACGGAACCATCCTCAGGACCCAATCCATCCCTTACGGAACGACCCCCAGCTACTCGGGAATCACCCCGATCAAGGCTACCCCGGTCGATCAGAAGCATTCATGGAACGGGTGGTCCCCCGAGATCGTACCCGTCACCGGAGACGCCACATACACCGCCACCTTCGATTCGCATTACTTCGATGTCAGGATAAAGATAGTATCGTCTGACAGCACGCTCGGTTCTGTCTTGAACGCGGGAACCTACACCGTCAAGAGCAACGCATCGATGACAGTCAGCGATATCGACACTTCGACCATGGGTACCGATACCCCTGCGGGAACCCTCTCCATCAGCGGACTCGACAAGGAGTTCGGAGCGATTGCAAACAACAGCTCCGCAAGCATGGTCAGTATCTTTGTGGGTTGGTATATCGGAAGCGACATGGTCCCTGACGGATACCAGATCAACGGTCAGAACGACCTTGAGATCACAGCGATGTTCGCGCAGATCCCTGCTGACTACTCTGTCCTGGTGACCACCTCATACGGATCGGAGACCATGGCCACATTCGACGAGAACGGAGGCCAGCAGGCTGAAGTCATATCACTTATCGGAATCCCTCTGGGAACCAGGATCGACGTGAACGAAAATGGATCCCTTACAATCGGAGACAGAAACATTACCATGCATCCGAACAATACAGGATACAGGACTGTGGAGTTCGTCAAATGGGAGTACATCCTCTCCGGACAGCCAGTCAGATCAGGCGATAGGGTCGATGAGATGACCGTTATAGGAGTCGTCGTCGAGGTAACCACCCACAAGTCAACGATAACTTGGAATGATTATGACGACTCCCAGCTACGTCAGGACATACTGTACAACGGAACCACTCCAGTGTATGGTCTGGACCCGATCAGGCCAGGAGACGACGATGCAGTATACACATTCGATGGATGGCAGCCCGATGTCGCCATCGTTACCGGTGACGCGACTTACAAGGCAAAGTACTCCTCGAACACCAACACCGCGGTCATCACAGTCGACCTCAACGGTGCCGTTTCCACGTTGGTCAACGAGGGCAACGGCTGGATCCTGGACTACAACGGTTACTACCAGAAGAAGTTCGAAAATGGAACGTCTCTGAACTTCGGAGAGGTCACTATCGCACAGGGCTTGGATGTATTCCACCCCATCAGGTGGACTGATTCCATAGGAGCAACTGTAGAGCCTGGAGAGGTCACCGGTTTCGCATTCTACAGAGCGGAGTTCACATGGATCACGTGGGCAGATTACGACGGAGAGATCCTGGACAAGGAAGTCGTCGAACCCGGAGCAGTGCCCAGTCACGCGGATCCGATCAGGGCCGACGATCCCGGAATCTACTACCAGTTCGATCACTGGGAGAAGGGAGGAATGCCCGTAACCCTGTCTGAGGAAACAGTCAACGTCAGCACCACCTACATGGCCCAGTATTCCATGCATTACAAGTCATACACGGTCACCTTCAATGCGAATGGAGGAACATCCCTATCATTCCCGTCGAAGACCGTAACGTTCAATTCGACGTACGGTGACCTGCCGACAGCATCTTGGCCCGGATACACCTTCAACGGTTGGTATGACCAGGAGGGTTACCGCATCTACTCTAACACCGTGTTCAACGAGGTCCAGGACCAGACTCTAACGGCCCACTGGAGCATCATACCCGTAGATCCTGTGGATCCCGAAGAACCCAAATCATCCATATCGAAAGAGACCATCATGAACGCGGACGGTTCCATCACAGAGAGGATCACCGAAACCATCCAATATTCTGACGGTTACAAGAGGGTGAAGGTCACAGAGACCACCAAACGCGTGGATGATTCGACTCAGATCGTAGTCACGGATGTGGAGACAGACAAGAACGGAGCATCGATGACGCACAGGACGCAGAAGGACATATCCTCTGACGGAAGCTTCGAATCCACGAACACCGTCACATTCTCAAGCGGAGACTGGGTTACCGGTCACACCTCTGGAGATTCCAGAAGCGAGACCCCTACCGGAAAGGTCGAGTTTGGATACAGCGATTCCATGTCCAACGAGCAGGCTGACATGGTAGAAGATCTGATCAACGATGCCATATCTTCAGACAAGAATCCCGAGGTCGTCATCATCTCGGAGACTCCTGTTTCAGTTCCGGAGTCCATCATAAGTGACATCATACAGGGTGACGGATCCCTCACCTTCATAGAGGGAGGAAAGGAACTCTATCTGACCGCGAAGACGCTGAAAGGAATGAGCCTTACAAGCATAGACCGTCTGTCCATCAGGATCACGGACGATATCCCGCAGAAGTACAGGACAGAGGCGGGAATCACCTTTGCATACGACATCAGGATGGAGATCAACCATCAGGAGTACCACGAGCAGTTCTCAGAGCCTGTGAAAGTCACTATCCCATACAAGCTCAAGGAAGGCCAGTCTGTAGATTCAATCTCAGTGCTTTATCTGGGAGAGGAGCTGGAGAAGCTGGAGTTCACCTATGACGGTGAGAACGTGGTGTTCTACCTTTCGCACATGAGTCTGTACTCCATCGTGAGCGAGGATCCGGAACCAGTCCCGGTTGACCCCACTGACGAAGGCGAGTTCCCAGTGATGTACATCGCAATCGCAGCAGTGATACTGGTAGCAATTGCGGCAGTGGCTGTGTGGATTAAGAGGTGA